The Phyllopteryx taeniolatus isolate TA_2022b chromosome 17, UOR_Ptae_1.2, whole genome shotgun sequence genome window below encodes:
- the gemin5 gene encoding gem-associated protein 5 isoform X1 translates to MHERLLPASPNWYCSRCCDVSCGGLLGVGAKNFIYLIDVSAATCSTQGVLVGHRGLVSGVSFCQDATQSHICASSSGDGVVIFWDTNAKSVLREHASHQSAVSALHWSPLDKNLVVSGDEKGIVMCHRYNTGDTARFFPEPRTIVCLTCSPHTWSTVAVGYKDGMIALIDVSKKGEVTRRLRGHDDDIHSLAWSPLANEDVLNWRADAGDGNASNGVNAGEEKGCYLASGSKDQTVRVWSTATGKGVTTLKLPYLKRRGSAVDPTLKERLWLNVHWPKGRPAQLVSSCFSGELVMWDLTRTGKQKWTLFGSSSEGQNHSRIVFNTAAFTLPDGRELLVSTSLNREVKCWDLADLDCRWTLPTLGGFVYSLAFSPVATGCLALGVGDNMIRVWNTLSTQNQYDARCYWQGIKSKVTALAWHPKREGTLSFGTDDGKVGIYEVFSSKPPQISSTYHKKTVYSLAWGPPLPPMSFGAAEGKASHSLYSCAGEGVILQHNPTQLSGDACDIDKLIRQTNNIKHKLSPHTDLSWKPDGKAVAIGNEDGCIDVYQAPSLKLLCSIQQHHKVINALRWHPDDNAPPELHGLLASGSCNAIVYVHDLRQVLENPPESPLVLTEPYRRLCGHTAKITGLAWSPHHSARLASASYDGTAQVWDVQQEAALSNYRGHVGYLLCVDWSPVDPDVIWTGGKDFTVQEWRVSKQEFTTPPKGKKMVDLKEKAKQKKKNKKTTEASSPGVIGERVTGVTTATNGQEASDEADEDEVCSASSPVPPPASGATQRKTTTVVKSKDKQDSNVLKRKKARSILPLSTSMDHRPKEDLLQDCLTMASIAHAAAPPAGCVAGQGEHVHLGLFSDRAALRRMFHVEEEAHVEGGHVESAVYLRLWSGDLEGALQLAAERGELSDHLVSMAPMAGYAVWRGAVERYVKQLCLQEQHLKAAAHLLSINQVYEAVHLLRSHKLHREAIALAKARLPEDDPVIKELYTSWAVMLEKDGHFSAAAKCYIAVGDSFDAAKVIARKNDVTSLRTAARLASVAGEVTLAQSLALRCAKDLAAARDWITAQEVLASHRSLLVHRLHLSVAELLCASLSFILPGMRGVGHAWASPGEGGILEWARDIWAQQMGVSGADSDAGRSSLNALLLELQSMESPTPTASLPLTQVLLCLSRHVTRGVLSWLLDDGSELAKELWLASAWLREAADFQVSAALFGILANALAVVHCNLDEEARAAADSLRAWAAYHRLYEFWWRRPGNDVISNGLHPEGSPEEETKTSGELDFDASSLLSEAHAACQAERRATEELQERLAAMVALHGRNLAAHGEQDAEAGQQPEEEETFLSLTAKMSKHQQQLTDIPDIIKSNSRPDVAECCLVLLHLGSSVPECLRGNAEDLLRKYGTCRTLQKVSRRFLN, encoded by the exons ATGCACGAACGGCTCCTTCCCGCATCTCCCAATTGGTACTGCTCCCGCTGCTGTGACGTCAGCTGCGGCGGCTTGCTGGGCGTTGGAGCCAAAAACTTCATCTACTTGATTGACGTGTCTGCAGCCACCTGCAGTACTCAAG GTGTTCTTGTGGGCCACAGAGGCTTGGTGTCAGGCGTTTCTTTCTGCCAGGACGCTACGCAGAGTCACATCTGTGCCAGCTCCTCCGGCGATGGAGTCGTCATCTTCTGGGACACGAATGCTAAATCTGTGTTACGGGAGCACGCGTCTCATCAG AGCGCCGTCTCGGCCTTGCACTGGTCCCCGCTGGACAAGAACCTGGTCGTGTCCGGGGACGAGAAGGGGATCGTGATGTGTCACCGGTACAACACGGGAGACACGGCACGCTTCTTCCCCGAACCCAGGACCATCGTCTGCCTCACCTGCTCCCCGCACACCTGGAGTACGGTGGCCGTCGG CTACAAAGACGGCATGATCGCGCTAATCGACGTGAGCAAGAAGGGGGAGGTGACGCGGCGTCTCCGCGGGCACGACGACGACATCCACTCGCTGGCGTGGTCGCCGCTCGCCAACGAGGACGTTCTCAACTGGAGAGCGGACGCCGGGGACGGTAACG CTTCTAACGGGGTGAATGCAGGAGAGGAGAAGGGCTGCTACCTGGCATCTGGAAGCAAAGACCAGACTGTGAGGGTCTGGAGCACGGCCACAGGAAAAG GTGTGACCACCTTAAAGCTGCCCTACTTGAAGAGACGAGGCTCCGCCGTCGACCCGACGCTCAAAGAGAGACTCTGGCTCAACGTCCACTGGCCCAAAGGACGACCCGCGCAGCTGGTTTCCAGCTGCTTCAG CGGCGAGCTGGTGATGTGGGACCTGACCCGGACGGGCAAGCAGAAGTGGACCCTGTTCGGCTCGTCCTCCGAGGGCCAGAACCACAGCAGGATCGTGTTCAACACCGCCGCCTTCACGCTGCCGGACGGCCGGGAGCTGCTCGTCAGCACGTCCTTGAACAGAGAG GTTAAATGCTGGGACCTGGCCGACCTGGACTGCCGCTGGACGCTGCCCACGCTGGGCGGCTTCGTGTACAGCCTGGCCTTCTCGCCCGTCGCCACCGGCTGCCTGGCGCTGGGCGTGGGGGACAACATGATCCGGGTTTGGAACACGCTGTCCACCCAGAACCAGTACGACGCCCGCTGCTACTGGCAGGGCATCAAGTCCAAGGTCACGGCG CTGGCTTGGCATCCTAAACGCGAGGGAACCTTGTCTTTTGGAACAGACGACGGCAAAGTGGGAATCTACGAAGTCTTCTCCAGCAA GCCGCCTCAGATCTCCAGCACCTACCACAAAAAGACGGTGTACTCGCTGGCCTGGGGACCGCCGCTCCCCCCGATGTCATTTG GTGCAGCGGAGGGCAAGGCGTCCCACAGCCTGTACAGCTGCGCCGGCGAGGGCGTCATCCTGCAGCACAACCCGACCCAGCTCAGCGGCGACGCGTGCGACATCGACAAACTCATCCGGCAGACCAACAACATCAAG CACAAGCTGTCTCCTCACACCGACCTCAGCTGGAAACCGGACGGCAAAGCGGTCGCTATCGGCAACGAGGACGG GTGCATCGACGTCTACCAGGCTCCGTCCCTGAAGCTGCTGTGCAGCATCCAGCAGCACCACAAGGTCATCAACGCGCTGCGATGGCACCCCGACGACAACGCGCCGCCGGAGCTGCACGGCCTGCTGGCCTCGGGCTCCTGCAACGCCATCGTCTACGTGCACGACCTGCGCCAGGTCTTAG AGAACCCTCCGGAAAGCCCGTTGGTGTTGACGGAGCCGTATCGTAGACTTTGCGGCCACACGGCCAAAATCACCGGCCTGGCTTGGAGTCCGCACCACAGCGCCAGATTGGCCAGCGCCTCGTATGACGGGACCGCCCAG GTATGGGATGTACAGCAGGAAGCGGCGCTCTCCAACTACCGGGGTCACGTGGGCTACCTGCTGTGCGTGGACTGGTCCCCCGTGGACCCGGATGTCATCTGGACCGGAGGGAAGGACTTCACCGTGCAGGAGTGGAGAGTCTCCAAGCAGGAGTTCACTACGCCGCCCAAAG GAAAGAAGATGGTGGACCTGAAGGAGAAGgccaagcagaagaagaagaacaaaaagacaACCGAGGCATCGTCTCCAGGAGTAATCGGCGAGCGCGTTACGGGGGTAACCACGGCGACCAACGGACAGGAAGCCTCGGATGAAGCCGACGAGGACGAGGTCTGCTCTGCGAGCAGTCCTGTGCCTCCACCAG CCAGCGGAGCAACTCAAAGGAAAACCACAACTGTAGTGAAGAGCAAAGACAAACAAG ACTCGAACGTTCTGAAGAGGAAGAAGGCTCGCTCCATCCTGCCCCTCAGCACGTCCATGGACCATCGGCCCAAAGAGGATCTGCTCCAGGATTGCCTCACGATGGCCTCCATCGCGCACGCCGCTG CGCCCCCTGCAGGCTGCGTCGCCGGCCAGGGCGAGCACGTCCATCTGGGCCTCTTCTCCGACAGAGCGGCCCTGCGTCGCATGTTCCACGTAGAAG AGGAGGCTCACGTGGAGGGCGGCCACGTGGAGTCGGCCGTCTACCTCCGGCTGTGGAGCGGCGACCTGGAGGGGGCGCTGCAGCTGGCCGCAGAGAGAGGGGAACTGAGCGACCACCTGGTCTCCATGGCTCCCATGG CGGGCTACGCGGTGTGGCGCGGCGCCGTGGAGCGCTACGTCAAGCAGCTGTGTCTGCAGGAGCAGCACCTGAAGGCGGCGGCCCACCTGCTGTCCATCAACCAAGTGTACGAGGCCGTACACCTGCTGCGCTCTCACAAGCTCCACAG GGAGGCGATCGCTCTGGCCAAAGCGCGGCTGCCCGAGGACGATCCCGTCATCAAGGAGCTCTACACCAGCTGGGCCGTCATGTTGGAAAAAGACGGACATTTCTCCGCAGCCGCAAAAtg TTACATCGCGGTCGGCGACAGCTTCGACGCAGCCAAGGTGATCGCCCGCAAGAACGACGTGACCTCGCTGAGGACGGCGGCACGTTTGGCGAGCGTGGCGGGCGAGGTCACGCTGGCCCAGTCGCTGGCGCTGCGCTGCGCCAAAGATTTGGCGGCCGCTCGGGACTGGATCACCGCGCAGGAGGTCCTTGCCTCACACCGCAGCCTGCTG GTTCACAGGCTTCACCTCAGCGTGGCCGAGCTGCTGTGCGCCTCGCTCTCGTTCATCCTCCCTGGGATGCGCGGCGTCGGGCACGCATGGGCGTCGCCGGGCGAGGGCGGCATCCTGGAGTGGGCGCGCGACATCTGGGCCCAACAAATGGGCGTCTCTGGGGCCGACTCGGACGCCGGTCGCAGCAGCCTTAACGCTCTGCTTCTGGAACTCCAGAGCATGGAGAGCCCCACCCCCACCGCCAGCCTCCCCCTCACGCAG GTGCTGCTGTGTTTGTCCCGTCATGTGACCCGCGGCGTACTGTCCTGGTTGCTGGACGACGGCAGCGAGCTGGCGAAGGAGCTATGGCTGGCGTCAGCGTGGCTACGGGAGGCCGCCGACTTCCAAGTGTCGGCCGCCCTCTTTGGGATTCTAGCAAATGCCTTGGCGGTGGTCCATTGTAATCTGGATGAAGAAGCCAGAGCCGCTGCCGACAGCCTTCGGGCGTGGGCCGCTTACCACCGTCTGTACGAGTTCTGGTGGCGGCGCCCGGGCAATGATGTCATCAGCAACGGACTCCATCCCGAAGGATCACCGGAAGAAGAAACGAAGACGTCCGGTGAGCTGGACTTCGATGCTTCCTCACTTCTGTCCGAGGCTCACGCCGCCTGCCAGGCCGAGCGGCGGGCGACTGAGGAGTTGCAGGAGCGCCTGGCCGCCATGGTGGCTCTGCACGGACGCAATTTGGCCGCCCACGGAGAGCAAGATGCCGAGGCCGGACAGCA GCCTGAAGAAGAGGAGACTTTCCTCTCCTTGACTGCGAAGATGTCCAAACATCAACAACAGCTGACCGACATTCCCGACATCATCAAG TCAAATTCTCGTCCAGATGTGGCTGAGTGCTGCCTGGTCCTCCTCCACCTCGGTTCTTCCGTCCCCGAGTGCCTGCGGGGGAACGCCGAAGACCTGCTGCGGAAATACGGAACATGCCGGACGCTGCAGAAGGTCTCCCGACGATTCTTGAACTAA
- the gemin5 gene encoding gem-associated protein 5 isoform X2, whose protein sequence is MHERLLPASPNWYCSRCCDVSCGGLLGVGAKNFIYLIDVSAATCSTQGVLVGHRGLVSGVSFCQDATQSHICASSSGDGVVIFWDTNAKSVLREHASHQSAVSALHWSPLDKNLVVSGDEKGIVMCHRYNTGDTARFFPEPRTIVCLTCSPHTWSTVAVGYKDGMIALIDVSKKGEVTRRLRGHDDDIHSLAWSPLANEDVLNWRADAGDASNGVNAGEEKGCYLASGSKDQTVRVWSTATGKGVTTLKLPYLKRRGSAVDPTLKERLWLNVHWPKGRPAQLVSSCFSGELVMWDLTRTGKQKWTLFGSSSEGQNHSRIVFNTAAFTLPDGRELLVSTSLNREVKCWDLADLDCRWTLPTLGGFVYSLAFSPVATGCLALGVGDNMIRVWNTLSTQNQYDARCYWQGIKSKVTALAWHPKREGTLSFGTDDGKVGIYEVFSSKPPQISSTYHKKTVYSLAWGPPLPPMSFGAAEGKASHSLYSCAGEGVILQHNPTQLSGDACDIDKLIRQTNNIKHKLSPHTDLSWKPDGKAVAIGNEDGCIDVYQAPSLKLLCSIQQHHKVINALRWHPDDNAPPELHGLLASGSCNAIVYVHDLRQVLENPPESPLVLTEPYRRLCGHTAKITGLAWSPHHSARLASASYDGTAQVWDVQQEAALSNYRGHVGYLLCVDWSPVDPDVIWTGGKDFTVQEWRVSKQEFTTPPKGKKMVDLKEKAKQKKKNKKTTEASSPGVIGERVTGVTTATNGQEASDEADEDEVCSASSPVPPPASGATQRKTTTVVKSKDKQDSNVLKRKKARSILPLSTSMDHRPKEDLLQDCLTMASIAHAAAPPAGCVAGQGEHVHLGLFSDRAALRRMFHVEEEAHVEGGHVESAVYLRLWSGDLEGALQLAAERGELSDHLVSMAPMAGYAVWRGAVERYVKQLCLQEQHLKAAAHLLSINQVYEAVHLLRSHKLHREAIALAKARLPEDDPVIKELYTSWAVMLEKDGHFSAAAKCYIAVGDSFDAAKVIARKNDVTSLRTAARLASVAGEVTLAQSLALRCAKDLAAARDWITAQEVLASHRSLLVHRLHLSVAELLCASLSFILPGMRGVGHAWASPGEGGILEWARDIWAQQMGVSGADSDAGRSSLNALLLELQSMESPTPTASLPLTQVLLCLSRHVTRGVLSWLLDDGSELAKELWLASAWLREAADFQVSAALFGILANALAVVHCNLDEEARAAADSLRAWAAYHRLYEFWWRRPGNDVISNGLHPEGSPEEETKTSGELDFDASSLLSEAHAACQAERRATEELQERLAAMVALHGRNLAAHGEQDAEAGQQPEEEETFLSLTAKMSKHQQQLTDIPDIIKSNSRPDVAECCLVLLHLGSSVPECLRGNAEDLLRKYGTCRTLQKVSRRFLN, encoded by the exons ATGCACGAACGGCTCCTTCCCGCATCTCCCAATTGGTACTGCTCCCGCTGCTGTGACGTCAGCTGCGGCGGCTTGCTGGGCGTTGGAGCCAAAAACTTCATCTACTTGATTGACGTGTCTGCAGCCACCTGCAGTACTCAAG GTGTTCTTGTGGGCCACAGAGGCTTGGTGTCAGGCGTTTCTTTCTGCCAGGACGCTACGCAGAGTCACATCTGTGCCAGCTCCTCCGGCGATGGAGTCGTCATCTTCTGGGACACGAATGCTAAATCTGTGTTACGGGAGCACGCGTCTCATCAG AGCGCCGTCTCGGCCTTGCACTGGTCCCCGCTGGACAAGAACCTGGTCGTGTCCGGGGACGAGAAGGGGATCGTGATGTGTCACCGGTACAACACGGGAGACACGGCACGCTTCTTCCCCGAACCCAGGACCATCGTCTGCCTCACCTGCTCCCCGCACACCTGGAGTACGGTGGCCGTCGG CTACAAAGACGGCATGATCGCGCTAATCGACGTGAGCAAGAAGGGGGAGGTGACGCGGCGTCTCCGCGGGCACGACGACGACATCCACTCGCTGGCGTGGTCGCCGCTCGCCAACGAGGACGTTCTCAACTGGAGAGCGGACGCCGGGGACG CTTCTAACGGGGTGAATGCAGGAGAGGAGAAGGGCTGCTACCTGGCATCTGGAAGCAAAGACCAGACTGTGAGGGTCTGGAGCACGGCCACAGGAAAAG GTGTGACCACCTTAAAGCTGCCCTACTTGAAGAGACGAGGCTCCGCCGTCGACCCGACGCTCAAAGAGAGACTCTGGCTCAACGTCCACTGGCCCAAAGGACGACCCGCGCAGCTGGTTTCCAGCTGCTTCAG CGGCGAGCTGGTGATGTGGGACCTGACCCGGACGGGCAAGCAGAAGTGGACCCTGTTCGGCTCGTCCTCCGAGGGCCAGAACCACAGCAGGATCGTGTTCAACACCGCCGCCTTCACGCTGCCGGACGGCCGGGAGCTGCTCGTCAGCACGTCCTTGAACAGAGAG GTTAAATGCTGGGACCTGGCCGACCTGGACTGCCGCTGGACGCTGCCCACGCTGGGCGGCTTCGTGTACAGCCTGGCCTTCTCGCCCGTCGCCACCGGCTGCCTGGCGCTGGGCGTGGGGGACAACATGATCCGGGTTTGGAACACGCTGTCCACCCAGAACCAGTACGACGCCCGCTGCTACTGGCAGGGCATCAAGTCCAAGGTCACGGCG CTGGCTTGGCATCCTAAACGCGAGGGAACCTTGTCTTTTGGAACAGACGACGGCAAAGTGGGAATCTACGAAGTCTTCTCCAGCAA GCCGCCTCAGATCTCCAGCACCTACCACAAAAAGACGGTGTACTCGCTGGCCTGGGGACCGCCGCTCCCCCCGATGTCATTTG GTGCAGCGGAGGGCAAGGCGTCCCACAGCCTGTACAGCTGCGCCGGCGAGGGCGTCATCCTGCAGCACAACCCGACCCAGCTCAGCGGCGACGCGTGCGACATCGACAAACTCATCCGGCAGACCAACAACATCAAG CACAAGCTGTCTCCTCACACCGACCTCAGCTGGAAACCGGACGGCAAAGCGGTCGCTATCGGCAACGAGGACGG GTGCATCGACGTCTACCAGGCTCCGTCCCTGAAGCTGCTGTGCAGCATCCAGCAGCACCACAAGGTCATCAACGCGCTGCGATGGCACCCCGACGACAACGCGCCGCCGGAGCTGCACGGCCTGCTGGCCTCGGGCTCCTGCAACGCCATCGTCTACGTGCACGACCTGCGCCAGGTCTTAG AGAACCCTCCGGAAAGCCCGTTGGTGTTGACGGAGCCGTATCGTAGACTTTGCGGCCACACGGCCAAAATCACCGGCCTGGCTTGGAGTCCGCACCACAGCGCCAGATTGGCCAGCGCCTCGTATGACGGGACCGCCCAG GTATGGGATGTACAGCAGGAAGCGGCGCTCTCCAACTACCGGGGTCACGTGGGCTACCTGCTGTGCGTGGACTGGTCCCCCGTGGACCCGGATGTCATCTGGACCGGAGGGAAGGACTTCACCGTGCAGGAGTGGAGAGTCTCCAAGCAGGAGTTCACTACGCCGCCCAAAG GAAAGAAGATGGTGGACCTGAAGGAGAAGgccaagcagaagaagaagaacaaaaagacaACCGAGGCATCGTCTCCAGGAGTAATCGGCGAGCGCGTTACGGGGGTAACCACGGCGACCAACGGACAGGAAGCCTCGGATGAAGCCGACGAGGACGAGGTCTGCTCTGCGAGCAGTCCTGTGCCTCCACCAG CCAGCGGAGCAACTCAAAGGAAAACCACAACTGTAGTGAAGAGCAAAGACAAACAAG ACTCGAACGTTCTGAAGAGGAAGAAGGCTCGCTCCATCCTGCCCCTCAGCACGTCCATGGACCATCGGCCCAAAGAGGATCTGCTCCAGGATTGCCTCACGATGGCCTCCATCGCGCACGCCGCTG CGCCCCCTGCAGGCTGCGTCGCCGGCCAGGGCGAGCACGTCCATCTGGGCCTCTTCTCCGACAGAGCGGCCCTGCGTCGCATGTTCCACGTAGAAG AGGAGGCTCACGTGGAGGGCGGCCACGTGGAGTCGGCCGTCTACCTCCGGCTGTGGAGCGGCGACCTGGAGGGGGCGCTGCAGCTGGCCGCAGAGAGAGGGGAACTGAGCGACCACCTGGTCTCCATGGCTCCCATGG CGGGCTACGCGGTGTGGCGCGGCGCCGTGGAGCGCTACGTCAAGCAGCTGTGTCTGCAGGAGCAGCACCTGAAGGCGGCGGCCCACCTGCTGTCCATCAACCAAGTGTACGAGGCCGTACACCTGCTGCGCTCTCACAAGCTCCACAG GGAGGCGATCGCTCTGGCCAAAGCGCGGCTGCCCGAGGACGATCCCGTCATCAAGGAGCTCTACACCAGCTGGGCCGTCATGTTGGAAAAAGACGGACATTTCTCCGCAGCCGCAAAAtg TTACATCGCGGTCGGCGACAGCTTCGACGCAGCCAAGGTGATCGCCCGCAAGAACGACGTGACCTCGCTGAGGACGGCGGCACGTTTGGCGAGCGTGGCGGGCGAGGTCACGCTGGCCCAGTCGCTGGCGCTGCGCTGCGCCAAAGATTTGGCGGCCGCTCGGGACTGGATCACCGCGCAGGAGGTCCTTGCCTCACACCGCAGCCTGCTG GTTCACAGGCTTCACCTCAGCGTGGCCGAGCTGCTGTGCGCCTCGCTCTCGTTCATCCTCCCTGGGATGCGCGGCGTCGGGCACGCATGGGCGTCGCCGGGCGAGGGCGGCATCCTGGAGTGGGCGCGCGACATCTGGGCCCAACAAATGGGCGTCTCTGGGGCCGACTCGGACGCCGGTCGCAGCAGCCTTAACGCTCTGCTTCTGGAACTCCAGAGCATGGAGAGCCCCACCCCCACCGCCAGCCTCCCCCTCACGCAG GTGCTGCTGTGTTTGTCCCGTCATGTGACCCGCGGCGTACTGTCCTGGTTGCTGGACGACGGCAGCGAGCTGGCGAAGGAGCTATGGCTGGCGTCAGCGTGGCTACGGGAGGCCGCCGACTTCCAAGTGTCGGCCGCCCTCTTTGGGATTCTAGCAAATGCCTTGGCGGTGGTCCATTGTAATCTGGATGAAGAAGCCAGAGCCGCTGCCGACAGCCTTCGGGCGTGGGCCGCTTACCACCGTCTGTACGAGTTCTGGTGGCGGCGCCCGGGCAATGATGTCATCAGCAACGGACTCCATCCCGAAGGATCACCGGAAGAAGAAACGAAGACGTCCGGTGAGCTGGACTTCGATGCTTCCTCACTTCTGTCCGAGGCTCACGCCGCCTGCCAGGCCGAGCGGCGGGCGACTGAGGAGTTGCAGGAGCGCCTGGCCGCCATGGTGGCTCTGCACGGACGCAATTTGGCCGCCCACGGAGAGCAAGATGCCGAGGCCGGACAGCA GCCTGAAGAAGAGGAGACTTTCCTCTCCTTGACTGCGAAGATGTCCAAACATCAACAACAGCTGACCGACATTCCCGACATCATCAAG TCAAATTCTCGTCCAGATGTGGCTGAGTGCTGCCTGGTCCTCCTCCACCTCGGTTCTTCCGTCCCCGAGTGCCTGCGGGGGAACGCCGAAGACCTGCTGCGGAAATACGGAACATGCCGGACGCTGCAGAAGGTCTCCCGACGATTCTTGAACTAA
- the cnot8 gene encoding CCR4-NOT transcription complex subunit 8 gives MPAALTDASQIICEVWASNLDDEMKKIRKIVQSYNFIAMDTEFPGVVVRPIGEFRSTVDYQYQLLRCNVDLLKIIQLGLTFMNEDGDYPHGTTTWQFNFKFNLTEDMYSQDSIDLLQNSGLQFKKHEEEGIDTLYFAELLMTSGLVLCDNVKWLSFHSGYDFGYLVKLLTDARLPEEEHDFFHILNLFFPAIYDVKYLMKSCKNLKGGLQEVADQLELKRIGRQHQAGSDSLLTGMAFFRMKELFFEDNIDDAKYCGRLYGLGSGSTQPQNGIASSGQEESNNKH, from the exons ATGCCGGCCGCACTCACGGACGCCAGTCAGATCATCTGCGAGGTGTGGGCCAGCAACTTGGACGACGAGATGAAGAAAATCCGAAAGATCGTCCAGAGCTACAACTTCATCGCCATG GACACGGAGTTCCCCGGCGTGGTGGTGCGGCCGATCGGCGAGTTCCGCAGCACGGTGGACTACCAGTACCAGCTGCTGCGCTGCAACGTGGACCTGCTGAAAATCATCCAGCTGGGCCTGACCTTCATGAACGAGGACGGCGACTACCCGCACGGCACCACCACCTGGCAGTTCAACTTCAAGTTCAACCTCAC aGAAGACATGTACTCTCAGGACTCGATCGACCTTCTGCAGAACTCCGGTCTTCAGTTCAAGAAGCATGAGGAGGAAGGCATCGACACGCTCTACTTCGCCGAGCTTCTCATGACGTCGGGCCTGGTGCTGTGCGACAACGTCAAGTGGCTCTCCTTCCACAG CGGGTACGACTTCGGCTACCTGGTAAAGCTGCTAACGGATGCCAGGCTGCCCGAGGAGGAGCACGACTTCTTCCACATCCTCAACCTCTTCTTCCCCGCCATCTACGACGTCAAGTACCTGATGAAGAGCTGCAAGAACCTCAAG ggcGGCTTACAGGAAGTGGCCGACCAGCTGGAGCTGAAGCGTATCGGGCGGCAGCATCAGGCGGGTTCTGACTCGCTGCTTACCGGCATGGCTTTCTTCAGGATGAAAGAG CTCTTCTTCGAAGACAACATCGACGACGCCAAGTACTGCGGCCGCTTGTACGGCCTGGGCTCGGGCTCCACGCAACCCCAGAACGGCATCGCCAGCTCAGGCCAGGAGGAGAGCAACAATAAGCACTGA
- the mrpl22 gene encoding 39S ribosomal protein L22, mitochondrial, whose translation MAATMTGCGVASIRSIFGLVHPRLATVAVGPQQLCCLHTSTTLETKNWERRNKIVYPPQLPGEPRRPAEIHHSRRQIKYSKDKMWYLAKMIRGMSIDEAVAQLQFNDKKGAKIMREVLLEAQEMAVKNHNVEYKSNLYVAESHTGKGMYLKRIRYHGRGMFGIMDKVYCHFFVKLVEGPPPITEKKTSLDQANEYVQLLKRRTVIHSL comes from the exons ATGGCCGCAACCATGACAGGATgcg GTGTTGCGTCAATAAGGAGTATATTTGGACTTGTTCATCCGAG GTTGGCGACAGTAGCCGTTGGTCCTCAGCAGCTGTGTTGCCTCCACACCAGCACTACCCTAGAAACAAAGAACTGGGAGAGGAGGAACAAGATTGTTTATCCGCCTCAGCTGCCCGGCGAGCCTCGCAGACCAGCC GAGATCCATCATTCAAGGAGACAGATCAAGTACAGTAAAGACAAGATGTGGTACCTGGCTAAAATG ATCCGAGGAATGAGCATCGACGAGGCCGTGGCGCAGTTGCAGTTCAACGACAAAAAAGGGGCCAAGATCATGAGAGAA GTGCTCCTGGAAGCTCAGGAGATGGCAGTGAAGAATCACAACGTGGAGTACAAGTCCAACCTGTACGTAG CCGAGTCTCACACGGGCAAAGGCATGTACCTGAAGCGCATCCGCTACCACGGCAGAGGCATGTTCGGCATCATGGACAAAGTCTACTGCCACTTCTTTGTCAAACTGGTGGAGGGCCCGCCGCCCATCACGGAGAAGAAGACCAGCCTGGACCAGGCCAATGAGTACGTGCAGCTTCTCAAGAGGAGGACGGTCATACACAGTCTGTAG